One genomic region from Edaphobacter dinghuensis encodes:
- a CDS encoding phosphopantetheine-binding protein: protein MELDAFPLTSSGKLDRKSLIEPGQDAYIQRQYEPPQNEKEEILAELWQDILHIERVGRNDHFFELGGHSLLVVQLMERLRRLNLGLEIRAIFNAPILSELASAIAELEEIRL from the coding sequence GTGGAGCTGGATGCATTCCCTCTAACCTCGAGCGGCAAACTTGATCGCAAGTCGCTTATCGAGCCTGGGCAAGATGCTTATATCCAGCGACAATATGAGCCTCCTCAGAATGAAAAAGAGGAAATTCTGGCAGAACTTTGGCAAGACATATTGCACATCGAGCGCGTTGGTCGCAACGATCATTTCTTCGAGTTGGGAGGACACTCCCTGCTTGTGGTGCAACTTATGGAGCGCCTGCGGCGGCTAAATCTCGGGCTAGAGATTCGTGCCATCTTTAATGCTCCGATACTAAGTGAGCTCGCTTCAGCGATAGCCGAGCTCGAAGAGATTCGACTCTAA